The window GTGGATGAAGTATGCTGCGCGAGGGCTCGGCACTGTAGGCGGTTTCAGttagtttttatatattttttttgtcctccTTTATAATGCTTCATTCGTATACTCTAATATAGctagattttatattatatatcaatttcacATATTGCAAGtaactatttttttatgaaagagATATACATTTTTAGGTTGTTccaaatagaatattatatattatttttatattagtatGAATATTCTCGATACAAtcacatttatatttgttacagTCGCAATCTTTCTGGGAGTTTGGAATTGTGCATCGATTTTATTTGCTTCGATAATCTGTTTTCTTAGCGGTATATGGCAGATGTTAGCTGGTTTTATAGTTCTGATGATTGAAGCACCTTGTTGTTGTATGTTCATCGATTTTGTCCAAAACTTAAGCGATATGGTGGAGAGCAAACCTTATTGGAATAGAGCAGCAGCTTATTGTTTGTAagcgttatatatatacatatatatatatatatatacatttttaactcttaattattgtttacaataatatttcattgataaaaatcttagaatttcaaataataccgtcgtgtattttttattattttagattagCATTGCCACCTGTCTTCCTTTGTCCAAAAATAGAAAGCATACTTGGTAGCGGATTTATTTTTGCGACTGGTATTATATATGGATTAATGTCAGTTGGAAGAAAGTAAGTAAAGATTATTAAGCATtattaagtattattttagaaattatataggagtcataattatatcatatttatacacataaattttgtaaaataatatataatcgagTATACGATAATTGACATCAAAGTAACAAAACAAATGATACAAAAGGTTCAGATTTTGtgaaaaagtatttattattcaaattatttattttcaaagttattataatttcttgtgtatctttttcattgtcatttGTATTTGCTTTCAATAATGGGAAAGAAAGTTTGGGATATTCATGCGTCAAACAATGCACATATAATTTGCTTATGGAtggatttttatcattgtgtTGGTTTTACTTGCgctcattgaaattattgctTTGGTTTTTGTAAATGTATGTTTAAAATCAGGATAACTTATACAAAGTTTACAATTATATTGGGGACTAAAAATTATGTAGAGCATTTTTGTGAACGTATTTTAATgcttttaaatattgaaaatgataaaatatatatatatatatatatatatatatatatacatatatatatatgtatttatatatatgtatttatatatatacaaattgaaAGAACGTGTGTCAATATTTTTACTAATGAACTGACACAATAACAGAGGAACCAGGCCCGACCCGACAGGAATGACGTCGTCGGGTGTGGGCTCCCCACAGGGTACAGTACCTCCTACTACAGATCACCATACCACACTCATGGAGGATCCTGATGTCTGGAGGCCTACATAAAACATCAGATATTCATTGTACCACTTCACTAACCAggcaataatatataaaattcaatgtTATCCCTATGTGAATAGCCTCATCGCATTCGTAAATATGGCAGCTTGTAGCATACAAGTTGTACATCATTAGCTAATTCTATATGTCTCATAGTGAAGAATTCGTGCTTGTCTTGTTTGCTAATTTGTTTATATGCTGCTTACGTAACCTTTCTATTTTATGCGATTGGATTTGATAACTAGCATATGATTCATCATCATAAACTAATATTCAATCATTACATTTTCAatgtatttttacattatatttattatgcagCTATtaggtattattttatttattaaacaaggataaaaatcacaaaaaattaattaatatttgcatatcaaggattatattttaaaggtacttttatttttatcttcaggttctttatattttattttgaggATTATGTAATGGCATTCAtgcttatttatataaagtgCATTCAGCAATTCATTTATTACAgctatatctaataaaaaaaaatatctacttAGATACAAGCATTATAGCAACATTTAAAAAAgcatgtataattataaatattcgatattcTGAGGATATATAATGCAGGAAATATcctattgtaaaatataatataataaataattacatttattttatgaaaaatgatatatttcagGGCACCATGGGGAGAAATGAGATCAACAGCAATGGAAACACAAGCTCCTTCATCAAGTATGCAATCAACGCTCGTTGAAAATGCTCAACCAATGGGATATAGTAGTAAACCTGATAGTAATGTTTGACATTTAACGTACATTGGCAAAACAATTCGATATTTCGCGTGAATGGTGGTGTGTTGTAATGACCTGGTCAAATAATTGTTAGGGCTATGAACATCTATCATAAATTATGATACCCATTGCACTAATGCTGATGTCTTATTGAAATTTTGATGTTTAAATAGgcagttaattttattttaaatgtgaCCAACAATGCCTGATATAAGCCATTTGTACCTACATATAATCAAGGATGCAAAACGGTTTAGTATTAGTCTTATATTCTTCTGATTTGCATCTTATAGTTATATGAACATTAAATCGTTTTGCATTTTTGTATATCTGTAGTACACCTCAGGTTACTTATAAACATTATGTTGGCCTATCTTGTTCAAACCTGCTTTATTTAGTATCAAGAAATTTAGGATTAGATAATCAATATACAAGGTCTGTATTGTTAATTACAATTGATATATagaaattgaatatattattaagtcTACATTATGCTAATGTTCTTTACAGCTTTACAAAGTGCCAGCTGCATTTTCATCATTGCATCTTTCAGTGACACTTATTTACCAgtagttattttatttgaaaagaaaaaaaaagaaagaaaaaaataacaaacaaacagaattaaaaattgtcaaGAACAGTGGCgtagtttatatattatctataaaaaatatgattctcacacatatttttcatatgataaatataatacataagtaTGATTGAgtttaaagaatatatttacttgCTAATAGTCtcaatgattaaatataattacatgatTTTGAAAGGTttcttatatcattttaaatagtATAAGAAGCATTAGCTCTTACAATTGAATgagtcattaatattaattttatggtttattatcgttataatcaagTGTATAAATGACGACTGTATTGTATATAGAAATGAATTTACACATCTTTCTTCCATTAGTTTTCATGTTTATATTCTTCCTATATGAAAAGCCTGAAGTAACAAGACGATATTAGGATAATTATTGACACTTCATTTGTTATttaagtttaattattatatacttatgttATTCAATCTGTTACTGATTTGTTTGACTTATTTTGTGATACAATTCGATAGACTGGTCTACTGTCACACTTTTTGTATAAGTGTGAATAGGAAGCTATAATTAAGAGTTTCTTAACATATTCCTGTACTATTAATAAGTATCACATTTGGAACATTATGTTCTACTATTTATAACTGTTGTATCTAATATCAAATGTGCCAACGTGCAAAtccttttcttcattatcttatcttttttataattttattaacaacAGTATAGCATTTCATTAGACTAATAATATTtggttaaaaatattatttttaactgcAGCATTATTCCAACTCATTTTCTTCCTACATTCCTtgcaaaaaatttcattcattcattcaagaTAAAAGactaaaaattattcattatcatctaatttattaattataataaagtacTCATTGTATTGTGATTAACAGATCTATCATAAAAAATCCTAATGATAAATACATAAGAATAGATACATAGTTCCTTTTGTTGGATTATCATTgtgatttgtttaaaaattaaacgtGTCTCccaatttatacatttatggTAATATCAGgtcaatatatttaaaagattatacAAACTTTGGTGCATCATTGGTATTATGTCAAGAACATTAACTGCTGTAATAAAACATCACCATTCGTGGTACAATATGAT of the Vespa crabro chromosome 4, iyVesCrab1.2, whole genome shotgun sequence genome contains:
- the LOC124423849 gene encoding calcium channel flower isoform X2, with the protein product MSFGEKIASIMQRPGQDPVAKDDVPWWMKYAARGLGTVGGFIAIFLGVWNCASILFASIICFLSGIWQMLAGFIVLMIEAPCCCMFIDFVQNLSDMVESKPYWNRAAAYCLLALPPVFLCPKIESILGSGFIFATGIIYGLMSVGRKGTRPDPTGMTSSGVGSPQGTVPPTTDHHTTLMEDPDVWRPT
- the LOC124423849 gene encoding calcium channel flower isoform X1 encodes the protein MSFGEKIASIMQRPGQDPVAKDDVPWWMKYAARGLGTVGGFIAIFLGVWNCASILFASIICFLSGIWQMLAGFIVLMIEAPCCCMFIDFVQNLSDMVESKPYWNRAAAYCLLALPPVFLCPKIESILGSGFIFATGIIYGLMSVGRKAPWGEMRSTAMETQAPSSSMQSTLVENAQPMGYSSKPDSNV